The Gossypium hirsutum isolate 1008001.06 chromosome A03, Gossypium_hirsutum_v2.1, whole genome shotgun sequence genome contains the following window.
CACAGGCTGAGTCTATATGATGTGTCAAACAGCAACAGGCAAATgcataagagagagagagagagagagagagagagagagagagagaaacctAATAGTTTGCAACAAACTCACCAGTAATCCTTTGTCTGGGATCAAATGTTAACATCTTTTCAACAAGATCAATAGCTAAAGGGTGGACATTTGGAAACTTTTCAGTGAAAGATTGTCGACGATAAAGAGGAAGTTGTCGAATATATCTCTTAGCATTCTCATTTAAAAACTCCAACTCAGCCTCTGATGGGGTGCCAATCAGCTGCAATGCAAAGAGTTCAATACTAGCGAAATTTTACAAGCATTTTTCAGTTTACTATATTTATTCCCTTCGCACCCTATTCAGCAACTTATTTGTTTGTATTGTAGATTCATTTTATATTGGTTGGGGAAAGAACTTACTTCCATAAGTAATCGAAGCTGATGCACATGATCTCTTCCAGGAAATAATGGCTTTCGATCCATCAATTCCATAAAAATGCAACCCACTGACCATACATCAATGGCTGCAGTATAGTCTGAAGAGTTTAGCAACAGTTCAGGTGGACGGTACCATCTTGTAACAACATATTCAGTCATAAAATCACTTTCAGAGGTGACACGAGCGAGTCCAAAATCACATATTTTCAAGTCACAATTAGCATTCAGGAGAAGGTTGCTAGGTTTCAAGTCCCTGTGTAGAACATTTGCAGAGTGTATATACTTCAGCCCACGTAAGATCTGATAGAGGAAATACTGCAAAGCACAAAGACAGATGGTTAATTTGATGTTAAGGCTCAAAGAGCAACCTTAAAATATGGGCATTACAATTATCTTGGGTACTGTTCAGTTGTTTTTCAACAACATTCGAAAACAAAAGCACAAGAcctatttgaaaaagaaaaattaagaatgttatttttggaaataaaaagacaaaagaaaGCAATCTTGTCTATACTATAAcaattatgttagaaatgtgtTTCTATTAGTTATGTGTTCATTTTACTCGATGACCATTTGCATCTACTTTGTCAATTTCCCATCTACGTATAAATAGGATTTTCAGTAATGCAAGGAACAGTTAAGTTTATTTTTTGCACTTATGCTTTTCTTTGGAATTGCATGAATCAACTACCCCAGGTGTGAAGCCTTTGGGGCCTTGAAACCTTCAACTTGAAACCTAAGAAAATACAGGGGAGAATCTATGACATCTcctttttgcttattttttaaatttcagcaAACATTCAGATCTAAAATCAAACCTGAAGCCTTTCCTTTGAAGTTGAGCCCTACAAAACCATATATCCAAGCATAAACTAACCCCTCAATAGTTGTacataaaataaactttaaaatcaaGGTCAGAAGACACAACTGCACAAAACCTTGAACTTCTTGATCCAATATTGATACTATGGCATATTTCTAAAGAAACCTTATTTGCCACATATTTACCCCTGTTTTCCCCCTCAAATAAGAATGGATATTTGCGATCAAACAGTAACTTGCATGTAGTCCAACATCAGGTACCAACCTTTTGACAATTAGAGGCTTGAATACAAATAACTAGTTCTTTAAAAGCCTAAGAAATTTCTCTATGCATAATTCTTCAAGTGCAATAGATGGGAAATGTTTGCAACTATAGCAGTTGATATTGCCAATTCAGTTAAACAAGACTAATTAGGAAGAAAACTAACAACGGGGCTTGAAGGGAGCAAACCTAAGGATCTAAATTAGCAGCCAACTGAAATAACTGTACCCTAAAACTTGAACTAGTAATTTAAAAGATGTAACTCTTATGTTAAAAAGCAACCAAATCTCTACATTCCAACCTGACAATGCTCTTCAGATAAAGCTTGATTAGAACGGATTATCTGATGCAGGTCAGTGTCCATCAGCTCGTACGCAATATAAACATCATTAAAGCATTCCCTTTGAGGTGGTGGAATTATATCCCTGATTGCAAC
Protein-coding sequences here:
- the LOC107887044 gene encoding mitogen-activated protein kinase homolog D5; the protein is MEGGGPPQAADTEMAEAAQQQPQHHQQRPPQVAAGLENIPATLSHGGRFIQYNIFGNIFEVTAKYKPPIMPIGKGAYGIVCSALNSETNEHVALKKIANAFDNKIDAKRTLREIKLLRHMDHENVVAIRDIIPPPQRECFNDVYIAYELMDTDLHQIIRSNQALSEEHCQYFLYQILRGLKYIHSANVLHRDLKPSNLLLNANCDLKICDFGLARVTSESDFMTEYVVTRWYRPPELLLNSSDYTAAIDVWSVGCIFMELMDRKPLFPGRDHVHQLRLLMELIGTPSEAELEFLNENAKRYIRQLPLYRRQSFTEKFPNVHPLAIDLVEKMLTFDPRQRITVEDALAHPYLTSLHDISDEPVCMTPFSFDFEQHALTEEQMKELIYREALAFNPEYLQQ